The following coding sequences lie in one Kwoniella dendrophila CBS 6074 chromosome 10, complete sequence genomic window:
- a CDS encoding eukaryotic translation initiation factor 3 subunit E produces the protein MAEYDLTQKLIPHLDRHLAIPLLNHLSDIETFPAEELAQAQYDLVKGTNMIDYVRQLHEQAKSGESTDFAKLKEEATAKYQQLNEKAQPVMKVIEDPEAVAKLRSGVDKDKNLELLRSEYNVTANLLYHFMIFSPSIDLNLSAHWGKLASNILSGDWEAALTEVKDLRDAIDNPHGTSMVKPLAQLQARTWLLHWSLFVFFNLGEGQGHQGLLDMFLSPAYLNTIQTSCPHLLRYLVAAAVISRRAPKPAGTRGNRDHIKELTKIVQMEEYQYSDPITGFLKDLFADFDLDQAQQRLSVAENVVKSDFFLSGFADEFVENARWLISEVYCRIHRRIDIGQLSKTLNLSNEEGEKWIVNLIRDSRMGVEAKIDLKENMLHITRPHATPTATLIETTRGLAFRSQAIQFAMQSSAGDSRGERGERGERGERGGRGGRGGRGRGGALAREEVAA, from the exons ATGGCCGAATACGACCTCACACAA AAACTCATCCCTCACCTCGACCGACATCTTGCCATCCCCTTGCTCAATCACTTGTCAGATATTGAAACTTTCCCCGCCGAAGAACTAGCACAAGCTCA ATATGATTTAGTGAAAGGAACcaatatgattgattatgTCCGCCAATTACATGAGCAGGCCAAATCAGGCGAATCGACAGATTTCGccaaattgaaagaagaagctacCGCCAAATATCAACAGCTGAATGAGAAAGCTCAACCAGTGATGAAAGTGATAGAGGATCCAGAGGCTGTTGCCAAGTTGAGAAGTGGTGTAGACAAGGATAAGAACTTGGAGTTGTTGAGATCAGAATACAACGTGA CTGCCAATTTGCTTTACCACTTTATGATTTTTTCACCTTCCATCGACCTCAATCTTTCAGCTCATTGGGGTAAATTAGCATCCAACATTTTGTCGGGAGATTGGGAAGCCGCTTTAACAGAAGTCAAGGATTTGAGGGATGCCATTGATAACCCACATGGAACTTCGATGGTCAAACCTTTGGCTCAATTGCAAGCTAGAACTTGGTTACTACATTGGTCATTATTTGTCTTCTTCAACCTCGgtgaaggtcaaggtcaTCAAGGTTTACTCGACATGTTCTTATCCCCAGCATACCTCAACACCATACAAACATCATGCCCACATCTTCTCCGTTATCTTGTAGCCGCCGCTGTCATTTCACGTCGAGCACCAAAACCTGCCGGTACAAGAGGAAACCGAGATCACATCAAAGAGTTGACCAAGATTGTACAAATGGAAGAATACCAATACTCGGACCCAATAACTGGGTTTTTGAAAGACTTGTTTGCtgattttgaccttgatcaAGCCCAGCAAAGATTATCAGTCGCTGAAAACGTTGTCAAATCGGATTTCTTCCTTTCAGGCTTTGCAGACGAGTTTGTAGAAAACGCTCGATGGTTGATAAGTGAAGTCTACTGCAGAATACATCGAAGGATTGATATTGG ACAATTATCCAAAACACTCAACTTGTCAAATGAAGAAGGGGAGAAATGGATTGTCAATCTTATTAGGGATTCACGAATGGGTGTAGAAGCCAAGATTGACTTGAAAGAG AACATGCTTCATATCACTCGACCACACGCTACACCAACTGCTACCCTGATCGAGACGACTCGAGGTCTCGCTTTCCGTTCTCAAGCTATTCAATTTGCCATGCAAAGTAGTGCAGGTGATTCGAGGGGTGAACGGGGTGAACGGGGAGAACGAGGAGAACGTGGTGGACGAGGAGGTCGAGGGGGCCGAGGACGAGGGGGTGCTCTAGCGAGGGAAGAAGTTGCAGCATAG